The Noviherbaspirillum saxi genome includes a window with the following:
- a CDS encoding SPOR domain-containing protein, with protein MSLLSFLRKDKQESTSEDTAFYSRAEEESKAVRSRKRRTGKQDAQGEARVDPVLPEKKRARRRLIGAVALVLGAIIGLPMVLDSEPQPVADDIAIQIPSKDKPAPAPVRRPDAAATDSKVTASASLDPKEEVIESTTAPAAAPATAEANAASPKPDAVHTVKVQEGPKSDDAAKPEQLKPDTPTSALTKADIKPAIKPELKSTEKPIDKTADKTAEKAAEAARAKALLEGKTDPALIEKKPAKFVIQVAALATKEKVNELQTKLKDAGIPSFTQKVTTETGDRTRIRVGPFANKDEAERIRAKIVKLGLNGTLVPA; from the coding sequence ATGAGCTTGTTATCGTTCCTTCGTAAAGACAAGCAGGAATCCACCTCCGAAGACACCGCGTTTTATTCGCGCGCCGAGGAAGAGTCGAAGGCCGTCCGCAGCCGCAAGCGTCGCACCGGCAAGCAGGACGCACAGGGCGAAGCACGGGTCGATCCGGTTTTACCTGAAAAAAAACGTGCCCGTCGTCGCCTCATCGGCGCTGTGGCACTTGTGCTCGGCGCGATTATCGGCCTGCCAATGGTCCTCGACTCCGAGCCGCAGCCGGTCGCCGACGATATCGCGATCCAGATTCCATCCAAGGATAAACCGGCTCCTGCGCCGGTACGCCGCCCCGATGCGGCGGCCACGGATTCCAAGGTCACCGCCTCCGCGTCGCTCGATCCGAAGGAAGAAGTGATCGAATCGACCACAGCTCCCGCTGCCGCGCCCGCGACGGCAGAGGCAAATGCCGCATCGCCGAAGCCTGATGCCGTTCACACCGTCAAAGTACAAGAAGGCCCAAAGTCCGACGACGCGGCAAAACCCGAGCAGCTCAAGCCGGACACACCCACTTCGGCTCTCACCAAGGCCGATATAAAACCTGCAATCAAACCCGAATTGAAGTCTACGGAAAAACCCATCGATAAGACCGCCGACAAGACGGCAGAGAAAGCCGCTGAAGCCGCGCGCGCAAAGGCGCTGCTTGAAGGAAAGACCGATCCGGCGCTGATTGAAAAAAAACCCGCAAAATTTGTCATCCAGGTAGCGGCACTTGCGACCAAGGAAAAGGTCAATGAGTTGCAGACCAAGCTGAAAGATGCCGGTATTCCATCATTTACGCAAAAAGTCACCACTGAAACAGGCGACCGCACGCGAATCCGTGTCGGACCTTTTGCCAACAAGGACGAGGCAGAAAGAATCCGCGCAAAAATAGTCAAACTCGGACTCAATGGCACGCTGGTGCCGGCTTGA
- the folC gene encoding bifunctional tetrahydrofolate synthase/dihydrofolate synthase, producing the protein MQSHPTTLSGWLSLLETMHPKAIDMGLERVAQVKDRLGIHFDCPVIIVGGTNGKGSTCAMLEAILMQAGYRVGVYTSPHLIDFNERARVHGEPATDDALVNQFAAVEEKRGDVSLTYFEFTTLAIMRLFAQSGLDAVILEVGLGGRLDAVNVIDADVAIVTSVDIDHTEYLGDTREKIGFEKAGIFRPGRTAICGDPVPPQSLIDHAKAIGADLWLFGHDFNYSGDKQQWNYGGRAQRRNSLGYPALRGANQLLNASAVLAALEALRDRLPVGAQEVRTGLALVDLPGRFQVLPGRPAIVLDVAHNPHAAATLAQNLDNMGFHPYTYAVFGAMQDKDIDGIIAHLKDRVDHWCLTDLPLPRAASADYIRKKLADAGIVPCTEAGKECTVETFDTPATAFENARSRAGENDRIAVFGSFLTVAGVMEARRAEGQR; encoded by the coding sequence ATGCAAAGCCATCCCACCACACTGTCCGGCTGGCTCAGCCTGCTCGAAACCATGCATCCCAAGGCAATCGACATGGGACTGGAGCGCGTCGCGCAGGTGAAAGACCGGCTCGGCATTCATTTCGACTGCCCGGTCATCATCGTCGGCGGCACCAACGGCAAGGGTTCCACCTGTGCGATGCTCGAAGCGATCCTGATGCAGGCCGGCTATCGCGTCGGCGTGTATACCTCGCCGCACCTGATCGATTTCAACGAGCGCGCGCGTGTTCATGGCGAGCCGGCGACCGACGACGCGCTGGTCAACCAGTTCGCGGCGGTCGAAGAAAAGCGCGGCGATGTATCGCTGACATATTTCGAATTCACCACGCTGGCCATCATGCGCCTGTTCGCGCAATCCGGACTGGATGCGGTCATCCTTGAAGTGGGTCTCGGCGGCCGCCTCGACGCGGTCAATGTGATCGACGCCGACGTTGCCATTGTCACCAGCGTGGACATCGACCATACCGAATACCTCGGCGACACGCGCGAAAAAATCGGTTTCGAAAAGGCCGGTATTTTCCGTCCGGGCCGCACCGCGATCTGCGGCGACCCGGTCCCGCCGCAATCGCTGATCGATCATGCGAAGGCGATCGGCGCGGACCTGTGGTTGTTTGGCCATGATTTCAATTATTCGGGCGACAAGCAGCAGTGGAACTACGGCGGCCGTGCGCAGCGCCGCAACTCCTTGGGCTATCCCGCGCTACGCGGAGCGAACCAGTTGTTGAACGCCTCCGCCGTGCTGGCCGCGCTGGAAGCCTTGCGCGACCGTCTGCCGGTTGGTGCCCAGGAAGTGCGCACCGGTCTGGCCCTGGTGGATCTGCCGGGCCGGTTCCAGGTGCTGCCGGGCCGTCCTGCCATCGTGCTGGACGTCGCGCATAACCCGCATGCCGCTGCGACCCTGGCGCAAAATCTCGACAACATGGGTTTTCATCCCTATACCTATGCGGTGTTTGGCGCGATGCAGGACAAGGACATCGACGGCATCATCGCGCACCTCAAGGACCGGGTCGATCATTGGTGCCTGACCGACCTGCCGCTCCCCAGGGCGGCCAGTGCCGACTACATCAGGAAAAAGCTGGCCGATGCCGGCATCGTGCCATGCACCGAGGCAGGGAAGGAATGTACGGTAGAGACATTCGACACTCCTGCGACCGCTTTTGAGAATGCACGAAGTAGAGCAGGGGAGAATGATAGAATTGCGGTTTTCGGATCCTTCCTCACCGTGGCCGGCGTCATGGAGGCGAGAAGAGCCGAAGGACAGCGTTGA
- a CDS encoding type II secretion system F family protein → MPYFAYKARNSRGELLKGVLESVDSNVVAEQLLNTGVTPVEIVVTRKPASNAENNVLAKLLEPKIRPIDVQLFSRQMYTLLKSGVPIFRGLAGLQESAINKTFAKVLKDLRESLDSGRELSASMRRHTDIFSSYYVSMVRVGEMTGRLDEIFLRLFNHMEFERDMRERIRSATRYPTFVVIALVIAIVVVNIFVIPAFSRVYAGFKAELPIMTKILIGSSNFMVNQWPFLLALITAAAIGFKLYIGTPGGRFKWDRLKLRIPLAGVIIHKGTLARFARSFALASRSGVPIVQSLSVVSQVVDNAYIAGRIEQMRDGVERGESVLRTATTTGVFTPIVLQMIAVGEETGEIDELMEEIAAMYEREVDYEVKTLSAKIEPILLIGLGILMLVLALGIFLPIWDLGKAALNK, encoded by the coding sequence GTGCCGTATTTCGCCTATAAAGCACGCAATTCCAGGGGGGAGCTGCTCAAGGGCGTGCTCGAAAGCGTCGACAGCAATGTCGTCGCTGAGCAACTGCTCAATACCGGCGTTACGCCGGTCGAGATTGTCGTCACCAGAAAACCCGCATCGAACGCCGAAAACAATGTACTTGCAAAGCTTTTAGAGCCGAAGATTCGTCCTATCGATGTACAACTGTTCAGCCGGCAGATGTACACCCTGCTGAAATCCGGCGTGCCCATCTTCCGCGGGCTGGCCGGGCTGCAGGAATCGGCGATCAACAAGACCTTTGCCAAGGTGCTCAAGGACCTGCGGGAAAGCCTCGATTCCGGCCGGGAGCTGTCGGCTTCCATGCGAAGACATACCGATATCTTCAGCTCTTATTACGTCAGCATGGTGAGGGTAGGGGAGATGACGGGGCGGCTCGACGAAATCTTCCTGCGGCTGTTCAATCACATGGAATTCGAGCGCGACATGCGCGAACGGATTCGATCGGCCACGCGATATCCCACATTTGTCGTCATTGCCCTGGTCATTGCGATCGTGGTCGTTAACATATTCGTCATACCGGCTTTTTCACGCGTATATGCCGGCTTCAAGGCGGAGCTGCCGATCATGACCAAGATCCTGATCGGCAGTTCGAATTTCATGGTCAATCAATGGCCGTTCCTTCTTGCCTTGATAACGGCAGCGGCAATCGGATTCAAGCTGTATATCGGCACGCCGGGAGGACGATTCAAATGGGACAGGCTCAAGCTGCGCATTCCGCTGGCCGGCGTCATCATCCATAAGGGCACACTGGCGCGATTTGCGCGCAGTTTTGCGCTTGCCTCGCGCAGTGGCGTTCCCATCGTGCAGAGCTTGAGCGTCGTGTCGCAGGTGGTCGACAATGCCTACATCGCCGGACGGATCGAGCAGATGCGCGATGGCGTTGAACGCGGCGAAAGCGTGCTTCGAACGGCAACGACGACCGGCGTCTTTACCCCTATCGTTCTTCAAATGATCGCGGTCGGCGAAGAGACCGGCGAAATCGACGAATTGATGGAAGAAATCGCCGCCATGTACGAACGCGAGGTCGACTACGAAGTAAAAACCCTGAGCGCGAAGATCGAGCCTATCCTGTTGATCGGCCTCGGCATACTGATGCTGGTTCTGGCGCTGGGCATCTTCCTGCCGATCTGGGACCTGGGCAAGGCAGCCTTGAATAAATAA
- a CDS encoding GspE/PulE family protein, producing MARPEKVRLGEILVQQKLLSEEQLQFSLGEQKRTGRKLGRVFIENGFVSEEQISGALAKQLNIPYINLKFFNVRSEIVRLLPETQARRFRAIALEDRGSSLVIGMADPTDLFAYDEIARSVKRNIELAVVNEGELLQVVDRIYRRTDEITDLARELEQELGDSYVDFGALAGATTGAEEAPVVKLLQSVFDDAAQVRASDIHIEPQAERLQIRFRIDGVLHLQTEADIKIAASLALRLKLMSDLDISEKRLPQDGRFAVKVRQHPIDVRISTMPTQFGESIVMRLLNQGSGTLKLDSIGMPPNMVKKLRAILERPNGLVLVTGPTGSGKTTTLYGALAELNSPERKLITVEDPVEYRLPGINQVQVNEKIELSFARVLRSALRQDPDVILVGEMRDQETAQIGMRAALTGHLVLSTLHTNDAVSTPVRLLDMGVPRYMVSTSLQAVLAQRLVRVVCESCATPYELKPNEAEWLKFELGDTVAARKYLHGRGCSHCNGTGYRGRTGVYEMLEMTEAVADAAGHEDPAQFMKVAQAAMGGETLRRHAVALVVAGRTTVSEAMRVSNQFED from the coding sequence ATGGCACGGCCGGAAAAGGTCCGCCTTGGTGAAATTCTGGTGCAGCAAAAGCTGCTCTCTGAAGAGCAGCTGCAGTTTTCACTAGGTGAGCAAAAGCGGACTGGACGCAAACTCGGACGTGTTTTCATCGAGAACGGCTTTGTCAGCGAAGAACAGATCTCCGGTGCACTCGCCAAGCAGCTCAACATCCCTTACATCAATCTCAAGTTCTTCAACGTCCGCTCCGAAATCGTACGCCTGCTGCCAGAGACACAGGCGCGCCGTTTTCGGGCCATAGCGCTGGAAGACAGGGGCAGTTCGCTCGTGATCGGTATGGCCGATCCGACCGATCTGTTCGCGTACGACGAGATCGCGCGTTCTGTCAAGCGCAATATCGAGCTTGCGGTGGTCAATGAAGGCGAACTGCTGCAGGTGGTCGACCGCATCTATCGCCGTACGGACGAAATCACCGATCTTGCCCGCGAACTGGAACAGGAACTCGGTGACAGTTATGTGGATTTCGGCGCGCTCGCCGGTGCAACGACGGGGGCCGAAGAGGCGCCGGTCGTCAAGCTGCTGCAGTCGGTGTTCGACGATGCCGCTCAGGTACGCGCTTCCGACATTCATATCGAGCCGCAGGCGGAAAGACTGCAGATCCGCTTCCGGATCGACGGCGTCCTGCATCTGCAGACGGAAGCCGATATCAAGATCGCGGCATCATTGGCCCTGCGCCTGAAGCTGATGTCCGATCTCGACATCTCGGAAAAACGATTGCCGCAAGACGGGCGATTTGCGGTCAAGGTCAGGCAGCATCCGATCGATGTGCGTATCTCCACGATGCCGACGCAATTTGGCGAATCCATCGTCATGCGTTTGCTCAACCAGGGAAGCGGAACGCTCAAGCTCGATTCCATCGGCATGCCGCCCAACATGGTCAAGAAGCTGCGCGCCATCCTGGAGCGGCCCAATGGCCTGGTCCTGGTAACAGGGCCCACCGGCAGCGGCAAGACCACGACGCTATATGGCGCTCTCGCGGAACTCAACTCGCCGGAAAGAAAACTGATCACCGTTGAAGATCCGGTCGAATACCGTCTTCCCGGCATCAATCAGGTGCAGGTCAACGAAAAAATCGAACTTAGCTTCGCACGCGTGCTCCGCTCGGCATTGCGGCAGGATCCTGACGTCATTCTCGTCGGCGAGATGCGCGACCAGGAAACCGCACAGATCGGCATGCGTGCAGCACTGACCGGCCACCTGGTGCTGTCGACATTGCATACCAATGACGCTGTCAGCACGCCAGTGCGCTTGCTGGATATGGGTGTGCCGCGCTACATGGTGTCGACCTCGCTTCAGGCGGTGCTGGCGCAACGCCTGGTGCGCGTGGTCTGCGAAAGCTGTGCGACGCCCTATGAGCTCAAGCCCAACGAAGCCGAATGGTTGAAATTCGAACTCGGAGATACGGTCGCCGCACGAAAATATCTGCACGGGCGCGGCTGCTCTCATTGCAACGGCACCGGATATCGGGGACGTACCGGGGTCTATGAAATGCTCGAAATGACCGAAGCCGTCGCCGACGCGGCGGGCCACGAAGATCCCGCACAGTTCATGAAGGTGGCGCAGGCCGCCATGGGGGGCGAAACCCTGCGCCGGCATGCGGTCGCACTGGTCGTTGCGGGCCGCACTACCGTCTCGGAAGCGATGCGCGTCAGCAACCAGTTCGAGGATTGA
- a CDS encoding CvpA family protein, producing the protein MTVFDYLVIFVLVCSIVISTLRGLVKEILSLLSWIVAFVIANAYGEELAVLLPDVIPGNTTRLIVAFIALFIGVRLLMALLTLAIDAVIKASGLTLADRGLGGLFGLARGVVIVLAFVLLCGMTAIPQQPFWKEALFSPLAETAARTVKPFLPGDMARHVSF; encoded by the coding sequence GTGACCGTATTTGATTACCTGGTGATATTCGTGCTGGTGTGCTCGATCGTGATTAGCACCCTGCGCGGTTTGGTCAAGGAAATATTGTCCCTGCTGAGCTGGATTGTGGCGTTTGTCATCGCCAATGCCTATGGCGAAGAACTTGCCGTCTTGCTTCCGGACGTGATCCCTGGCAACACCACGCGTCTGATTGTGGCATTTATTGCGCTGTTCATCGGCGTGAGGCTGTTGATGGCATTGTTAACCTTGGCGATCGATGCGGTGATCAAGGCCAGTGGGTTGACGCTTGCCGATCGCGGCCTGGGCGGACTATTCGGTTTGGCGCGGGGCGTGGTGATCGTCCTTGCCTTTGTTTTGCTGTGCGGCATGACTGCGATACCGCAGCAGCCGTTCTGGAAAGAGGCCTTGTTCAGCCCGCTGGCAGAGACAGCGGCGCGTACCGTCAAGCCTTTCCTGCCGGGCGACATGGCCCGGCATGTAAGCTTTTGA
- a CDS encoding EAL domain-containing protein, whose product MATILIVDDHVLNRQFLMVLLGHGGHRLLEAANGADGLALAREQRPDLVIADILMPNMDGYEFVTRLRGLPSFSATPVIFYTAAYHEREASIMALACGVRWILPKPSAPELILKTVHEALGQPNHAIRKTPAPAAIPESATRSGLDGQLSGYLDELESSSQFVSEYAEKQESIGNDVEDLQQVVQRLSNALSSLQAVSLRLTALIELGIELTGEREPQKLLASSCRVVQDICVARYSAIGILSDDGKHIHHYVTRGMDEATVAQLLRPRLDAGVLGEVLIAATIFPDDAEDIQSLLRNADAAMYRAKEEHGNAFQFYSREMSEHALERAELESALRRALERKEFELFYQPKVDTRSGRIIGAEALIRWHHPERGMVSPTRFIPMAEEIGLIVPIGEWVINTACAQNKAWQDAGLPPISVSVNLSARQFNQDDLVDSIASALESWGLDAKHLQLKLTESMVMNSAELFITKLQELEDLGVQLSLDDFGTGYSSLSYLKRFPLHQLKIDQSFVRDIVTDADDAAITSTVTSLGHSLNLKVIAEGVETEEQVAFLREHQCDEMQGYFFSKPLPARDFASLLRKH is encoded by the coding sequence ATGGCGACCATACTGATCGTTGACGACCATGTCCTTAATCGACAATTTCTTATGGTTTTGCTTGGGCACGGCGGCCACCGTCTGCTGGAAGCAGCAAATGGCGCAGACGGGCTCGCACTGGCCCGCGAACAGCGCCCCGATCTGGTCATTGCCGACATCCTGATGCCCAACATGGACGGATACGAGTTCGTCACCAGGCTGCGCGGGCTGCCGTCGTTTTCCGCGACCCCTGTGATCTTTTATACCGCTGCCTATCACGAACGCGAAGCCAGCATCATGGCGCTGGCCTGCGGCGTGCGCTGGATACTGCCCAAGCCGTCCGCCCCGGAACTGATCCTGAAGACCGTGCATGAAGCGCTTGGTCAGCCAAACCATGCGATAAGGAAGACGCCAGCACCCGCCGCAATACCCGAATCGGCAACACGCTCCGGGCTGGATGGACAATTAAGCGGATATCTTGATGAACTCGAGAGCAGCAGTCAATTCGTCTCCGAGTATGCGGAAAAACAGGAAAGCATAGGTAACGATGTAGAAGATTTGCAGCAGGTGGTCCAGCGGCTGTCAAATGCGCTATCAAGCCTGCAGGCAGTGAGCCTGCGACTGACCGCTCTGATCGAGCTTGGCATCGAACTGACGGGGGAGCGCGAACCGCAAAAGCTTCTGGCAAGCAGCTGCCGTGTAGTGCAGGATATTTGTGTGGCCCGCTATTCTGCGATCGGCATCCTTTCCGACGACGGGAAGCACATACACCACTATGTAACTCGCGGCATGGATGAGGCAACGGTAGCGCAACTGCTCCGCCCCCGGCTCGATGCCGGTGTACTTGGCGAAGTGCTGATCGCCGCGACCATCTTTCCGGATGACGCGGAGGACATTCAGTCCCTGCTGCGCAACGCCGATGCCGCCATGTACCGCGCCAAGGAAGAACATGGCAACGCTTTCCAGTTCTACTCACGAGAGATGAGCGAGCACGCACTGGAGCGCGCGGAACTGGAAAGCGCTTTGCGCCGTGCGCTTGAGCGCAAGGAGTTCGAGCTGTTTTACCAGCCCAAGGTCGACACCAGGTCGGGCCGCATCATCGGCGCGGAAGCCTTGATCCGCTGGCATCATCCCGAACGCGGCATGGTGTCGCCGACACGCTTCATTCCCATGGCGGAAGAAATCGGCCTGATCGTTCCGATCGGCGAATGGGTAATCAATACCGCATGCGCGCAGAACAAGGCCTGGCAGGACGCAGGGCTGCCACCGATCAGCGTGTCCGTCAATCTGTCGGCGCGTCAGTTCAACCAGGACGATCTGGTCGACTCTATCGCCAGTGCGCTTGAGTCTTGGGGCCTCGATGCAAAACACTTGCAGCTTAAACTGACCGAGAGCATGGTCATGAACAGCGCCGAACTCTTCATTACCAAGCTGCAGGAACTGGAAGACCTGGGTGTTCAACTTTCCCTTGATGATTTTGGCACCGGGTATTCAAGCCTGAGTTATCTGAAGCGTTTTCCACTGCACCAATTGAAGATCGACCAGTCCTTCGTGCGGGATATCGTCACCGATGCGGATGATGCGGCGATTACCAGCACCGTGACCTCGTTAGGCCATAGTCTGAACCTGAAGGTGATTGCCGAAGGCGTAGAGACCGAAGAACAGGTTGCTTTCCTGCGCGAACATCAATGCGATGAAATGCAGGGCTACTTCTTCAGCAAACCCTTGCCAGCGCGGGATTTTGCGTCGCTGTTGAGAAAACATTGA
- a CDS encoding pilus assembly FimT family protein translates to MQTEKGKATVAVRYRARALGFTLFELVLSILVVSLFAGKMAERFVDYQEHAEKAAMEQTVGSIRSALNIRMAALIARGRSEDAVKLLDINPFSLLNEQQKNYAGEFYDVTGDIPTGSWYYDLRARQAVYLVQRGSHFVSSDNGKRIRFKTALVYNTPLPGETDNKSNDLGGVAFREVQPYKWEIR, encoded by the coding sequence ATGCAAACTGAAAAAGGGAAAGCAACGGTGGCTGTCCGTTACAGAGCGCGCGCTCTGGGCTTTACCCTTTTCGAACTGGTTCTTTCCATCCTCGTCGTGTCCCTGTTTGCAGGGAAGATGGCGGAACGCTTCGTGGACTATCAGGAACACGCGGAAAAAGCAGCCATGGAGCAAACCGTCGGTTCGATCCGAAGCGCGCTCAATATCCGGATGGCGGCGTTGATAGCAAGAGGGCGCAGCGAAGATGCGGTCAAACTGCTCGACATTAATCCGTTCAGCTTGCTGAACGAACAGCAGAAGAACTATGCGGGCGAATTCTACGATGTGACGGGTGACATACCGACCGGAAGCTGGTACTACGATCTGAGAGCCCGGCAGGCAGTCTATCTGGTGCAGCGAGGCAGCCATTTCGTCTCTTCGGATAACGGCAAACGCATCCGCTTTAAAACGGCATTGGTTTACAACACTCCTTTACCGGGAGAGACCGACAATAAGTCCAACGACCTTGGCGGCGTCGCGTTTCGCGAAGTACAACCCTACAAATGGGAGATCAGGTAA
- the purF gene encoding amidophosphoribosyltransferase — protein MCGIVGVVSHGPVNQLIYDALLLLQHRGQDAAGIATNHGNTFSMYKANGLVRDVFRTRNMRSLPGNAGIGQVRYPTAGSSSEEEAQPFYVNAPFGIILAHNGNLTNWEQLKIEMFKNDRRHVNTDSDSEVLLNVLAHEIQQATSGYSLDPSALFKAVSVLHTRVRGSYAVVAQIAGYGLLAFRDPYGIRPLCIGFNDTEKGPEYIVASESVALEGLGFRFLRDVLPGEAIFIDLDGKLYNQQCAENPVLNPCAFEFVYLARPDSVIDGASVYASRLKMGEYLAEKIRRQFSSGDIDVVMPIPDSSRPAAMELALKLNLDYREGFIKNRYIGRTFIMPGQGLRRKSVRQKLNAISSEFKGKSVLLVDDSIVRGTTSREIVQMARDSGAKRVIFASAAPPVMFPNVYGIDMPTRNELIAYGRTEEEVCREITADALVYQDVESLKRSISDINPALKNFEASCFDGIYVTGDISRDYLDRIEFVRNNPKPELEDAVRSQLNLNLARVD, from the coding sequence ATGTGTGGCATTGTTGGCGTTGTATCTCATGGCCCGGTTAATCAGTTGATCTATGATGCGCTGTTGCTGCTGCAGCATCGCGGTCAGGATGCCGCGGGTATTGCAACCAATCACGGCAATACGTTTTCGATGTACAAGGCCAACGGTCTGGTACGCGATGTATTCCGCACTCGCAACATGCGTTCGCTGCCCGGCAATGCGGGTATCGGTCAGGTCCGCTATCCGACGGCCGGGTCGTCCAGCGAAGAAGAGGCGCAACCGTTTTACGTCAATGCGCCTTTCGGCATCATCCTTGCGCACAACGGCAACCTGACGAACTGGGAACAGCTCAAGATCGAGATGTTCAAGAACGATCGCCGGCACGTCAACACCGATTCCGATTCGGAAGTCTTGCTGAATGTGCTCGCACACGAAATCCAACAGGCGACCAGCGGTTACTCGCTCGATCCTTCGGCCTTGTTCAAGGCGGTATCCGTACTGCATACCCGCGTGCGCGGGTCCTATGCGGTGGTCGCCCAGATCGCCGGCTACGGTTTGCTCGCATTCCGCGATCCTTACGGCATTCGCCCCCTGTGCATCGGCTTCAACGATACCGAAAAAGGCCCCGAGTATATTGTCGCCAGCGAATCGGTTGCGCTGGAAGGCCTGGGCTTCCGCTTCCTGCGTGATGTGCTCCCGGGCGAGGCGATTTTCATCGACCTCGACGGCAAGCTGTACAACCAGCAATGCGCGGAAAATCCGGTGCTCAATCCCTGCGCATTTGAATTCGTCTACCTCGCACGTCCTGATTCGGTGATTGACGGTGCATCCGTCTATGCATCGCGGCTGAAGATGGGTGAATACCTGGCCGAAAAGATCAGGCGCCAGTTCTCGTCCGGCGATATCGACGTTGTGATGCCGATTCCCGATTCGTCGCGGCCAGCCGCGATGGAACTCGCGCTCAAGCTCAATCTGGATTATCGCGAAGGCTTCATCAAGAACCGCTACATCGGACGAACCTTCATCATGCCGGGGCAGGGATTGCGCAGGAAGTCCGTGCGCCAGAAGCTCAATGCGATCAGCAGCGAGTTCAAGGGCAAGAGCGTTCTGCTGGTCGACGATTCCATCGTGCGCGGAACGACCAGCCGCGAGATCGTGCAAATGGCACGCGACTCCGGCGCCAAGCGGGTGATCTTTGCTTCAGCTGCGCCGCCGGTGATGTTCCCGAATGTCTATGGTATCGACATGCCGACGCGGAACGAACTGATCGCCTATGGCCGCACCGAAGAAGAGGTATGCCGCGAAATTACCGCCGATGCCCTCGTCTACCAGGATGTCGAATCGCTGAAGCGCTCGATCTCGGACATCAATCCGGCGCTCAAGAACTTCGAGGCTTCCTGCTTCGACGGCATCTATGTGACTGGCGATATCTCGCGCGACTACCTCGATCGTATCGAGTTCGTGCGTAACAATCCGAAGCCTGAACTGGAAGATGCGGTGCGTTCGCAACTGAACCTGAATCTGGCGCGGGTGGATTAA
- a CDS encoding cystathionine gamma-synthase family protein — MTDTKKYGFTTTILHSDRQKPIEHGSLHKPIHTSVTFGYRDARQLAEVFQGKQPGYRYGRQGNPTVSALEDKVTKMEQGLATICFSTGMAAIGAVTQGLLREGDHVVSSSFLFGNTNSLWQTVNGQGIKVSMVDATDVKNVEAALTPATRIVFVETIANPRTQIADLKRIGQLCRDRGILYVVDNTMTSPYLFRPKMVGAGLVVNALTKSIGGHGHALGGSLTDTGLYDWTRFPNIFDNYKRFVPAQWGMAQIRAKSLRDFGGSLGPEAAHHIAVGAETMALRLERECATAMALARMLEADDRVAAVHYPGLASHPQHAIASELFSAYGSLVSFELREDIDCFDYLNRLKLAIPASNLGDTRTLVIPVAHTIFYEMGAERRAEMGIAESLIRVSVGIEDTDDLVDDFQAALNR; from the coding sequence ATGACTGATACAAAAAAATACGGATTCACCACGACCATTCTCCACAGCGACCGGCAGAAGCCGATCGAGCATGGTTCACTGCATAAACCTATTCACACCTCCGTGACTTTCGGCTATCGCGATGCCCGTCAGCTGGCCGAAGTGTTTCAGGGCAAACAACCGGGTTATCGCTATGGCAGGCAGGGCAACCCGACCGTGTCGGCGCTCGAAGACAAGGTGACGAAGATGGAACAGGGTCTCGCGACCATCTGTTTTTCCACCGGAATGGCCGCGATTGGCGCCGTGACGCAAGGTTTGCTCAGAGAGGGAGACCATGTGGTGTCGTCATCCTTTCTGTTCGGTAATACCAATAGCCTGTGGCAGACGGTGAACGGGCAGGGCATCAAGGTCTCGATGGTCGACGCTACCGATGTCAAGAATGTCGAAGCCGCGCTTACCCCGGCGACCCGCATAGTCTTCGTTGAAACGATCGCCAATCCCCGTACCCAGATCGCCGACCTCAAGCGCATAGGCCAGCTCTGCCGCGACCGTGGCATCCTGTATGTGGTCGATAACACGATGACCTCGCCTTACCTGTTCCGCCCGAAGATGGTTGGTGCAGGACTTGTGGTCAATGCCTTGACCAAGTCCATCGGCGGTCACGGCCATGCGCTCGGGGGCAGCTTGACCGATACCGGCCTGTACGACTGGACCAGGTTTCCGAATATTTTTGACAACTACAAGCGCTTCGTTCCCGCGCAATGGGGCATGGCCCAGATTCGCGCGAAGAGCCTGCGCGACTTCGGCGGCAGCCTTGGACCGGAAGCCGCGCACCATATCGCGGTCGGCGCCGAAACCATGGCGCTGCGCCTGGAGCGCGAATGCGCAACCGCCATGGCGCTTGCGCGCATGCTGGAAGCGGACGACCGGGTTGCAGCCGTCCACTATCCGGGCCTTGCATCGCATCCGCAGCATGCGATCGCCTCCGAACTGTTTTCGGCTTATGGCAGCCTCGTCAGTTTCGAGTTGCGCGAGGATATAGACTGCTTCGATTATCTGAACCGGCTCAAGCTTGCCATACCGGCAAGCAATCTGGGCGACACCCGGACATTGGTTATTCCGGTAGCGCACACTATCTTTTACGAAATGGGAGCGGAGCGTCGCGCCGAGATGGGCATTGCCGAATCACTGATCCGCGTCTCGGTAGGCATCGAGGATACCGACGATCTGGTCGATGATTTCCAGGCCGCGCTGAATCGGTAA